AAGGCAGGGGTTACCGGACGGTCTTCACGGATGCGCAGGTCGGTATTGCGCAGGGCCTGTCGGATCAGGGCCAGTGAGTAATCGGGATTGGCCTCAATGGCTTCTTCGGTATCCGGAAACAGGGGTGAAAACAGGTCATGCTCACGCAGTAGCTCGAAGGTCAATTCACCCTGGCCACTCATAAGCAGCTTTAGCACCTCATCGAACAGGCGTGCGGGCGGAATGTCGTGCAGTAATTCGGACAACTCGAAAATTGGTTCGGCACTGTGCGGTTCAATATCGAAATCCAGTTTGGCAGCAAAGCGCACAGCCCGCAGCATCCGCACCGGGTCTTCCTGGTAGCGGCGTACCGGATCGCCGATCAGGCGGACCTGGCGGTTTCTCACATCATGAATGCCATTGGCAAAGTCATGAATATGGCCATCAGTCGGGTTGTAGTAGAGCGCATTGATGGTGAAGTCCCGGCGCTGGGCATCTTCTTCGAAATTGCCATAGACGTTGTCGCGCAGCAGGCGACCGCTTTCACTTTGCCGTGACAGCTCTGAGTCATCGAGATTCTCACTGTCGCTGTCACTGTCATGACTGGCACGGAAGGTGGCGACTTCGATGATTTCACGGCCAAAACGCACATGCGCCAGTTTGAAACGGCGGCCAATCAGGCGGGCATTGCGAAAAGTGGCGCGGACTTCTTCCGGGGTGGCGCTGGTGGCCACATCGAAATCCTTGGGCACGATATCCAGCAGCAAGTCACGCACGCAGCCCCCGACCAGGTAGGCCTCGTAACCGGCGCGTTGCAATTGCTCAACCACACTGACGGCATGCCGGCTGATACGGCGGGGGTGCAGATTATGCTGGCTGGCGGCAATGACCTGAGGCGTTGTGCGCTGACGTGTCTGGCGGCCAAATGGCGTTGGTAGTTTTTGCAGGATTTTGCGAATCATAGGTGCGGGTTATCCACCAGCATAAGGTTACCCTTTGCGCCCAAGGCTGCAGGGAATAAATGAATGCGGCA
This sequence is a window from Halopseudomonas salegens. Protein-coding genes within it:
- a CDS encoding polynucleotide adenylyltransferase PcnB, giving the protein MIRKILQKLPTPFGRQTRQRTTPQVIAASQHNLHPRRISRHAVSVVEQLQRAGYEAYLVGGCVRDLLLDIVPKDFDVATSATPEEVRATFRNARLIGRRFKLAHVRFGREIIEVATFRASHDSDSDSENLDDSELSRQSESGRLLRDNVYGNFEEDAQRRDFTINALYYNPTDGHIHDFANGIHDVRNRQVRLIGDPVRRYQEDPVRMLRAVRFAAKLDFDIEPHSAEPIFELSELLHDIPPARLFDEVLKLLMSGQGELTFELLREHDLFSPLFPDTEEAIEANPDYSLALIRQALRNTDLRIREDRPVTPAFLFAALLWPALPERVKALEDKGIPTIPAQQQAAQELLAEQCRHTAIPKRFTIPLREIWDMQPRLERRSGRRADQLLEHPRFRAAYDFLLLRETTGEQTQGLGDWWTRYQDANEDQRRQMIRELGSEGAGKRSRGRRKRKPRAPRTGD